The Deinococcus taeanensis genomic interval CCGGCTCAAGCCTGCCGAAGCGTTGTTTGCCGCAGCGCGTCAACATGACGTGGGCATCATCGCGCGGGTTCCTCTCGCCAGCGGCCTGCTCAGTGGCAAGTTGAAGCGCGACACAGCGTTTGCCGAAGACGACCACCGTCACTTCAACCGCCACGGGGAAGCGTTTGACCGGGGCGAGACCTTCTCGGGCGTGGACTACGCCACCGGGCTCGAGGCGGTGGAGCGGTTGCGTCCCCTCGTGCCCGCAGGGGTGACCCTGGCGCAATTTGCGCTGCGGTGGATTCTGATGTTTCCGGAAGTCAGCTGTGCCATTCCAGGCGCCCGGACGCCGCAGCAGGCGGCCGACAACACGGCGGCGGCCGCCTTACCGCCTCTTGACACGGCGCAGCTTCAGGGCGTGAGGGCGGTCTACGACGATCTGATTCGTCCACAGGTTCATTCATTGTGGTAAAGGCAGCTTCGACCCGGCCGGGAGAGGCAGAGAGCTGAAGGGGCGTCAATCCGCAACAAGCCTGTCTGGCCCGGCCGTGGCGTGGCGGGCGGCGGCCTGACCCGGTCAGCGGTGAGTCTGCCTGGAGGGGTGTCATGGCCGGAGCCCCTCTCAGGCCGTCGTTCCTGTGGACTTGCCCCTCACGTATGGGTGCCGCATGCAGATCGTGGTCACCCGGTCAATGGCTGGCGACCTGGTCTGTCTGGCAACCGATTTGCATGCCCAGGACGCCTGTTTGACGTATCGTCTCCGCTGGTCGGTGGAGTGCACGTTTTCTTCGATGAAATCGCGTGGCTTCGACCTGGAACGGACAGGGATGACGCAGGACGATCGCCTTGAGCGGCTGTTCGGCATAGTGACCCTCGCCTGGGTCTGGTGCCTCCGTGGGGGTGTGGATGGGGCGCTGGAGCGCCCCATCCCAATCAAGGCTCATGGCCGCAAGGCGTTGAGCCTGGTCACCGCTGGTTGGGAATGCCTCGCACACACACTCCGGTGGGATCGTCCAGCACGAGTTCCCTTTGTCAATCTCTTCACGACTCGTTTTCCAGCTCCTGGCGCGGTCGGAGGCTAAGGTGTCCGGTACTGAACCCGACACCATCGGAGGAGGCCGAAACCATTGAGACCGTGCTCAGTCAGGAATCCTGGCGACGCGTGATGTGGCGTCAAGGGACGAAAGGACCGCTGAGCGGCACGTTCGCGGCAAAGTACGTTCGGCTGGCGGACGGCAACGAGAATGCCCGGGGGCAGCACCTTCCCCTGGAAGGTGCCTGGGTGATTGATGAGCAATGTGCTCGTGATGAAAATAAGGATTACCTCTGTAATCTGCCGCCTGAGACAGCCTTCGAGCACCTGATTCAGGTCATCAAGCAGCGCTGGGCGTGTGAATTGGGGCTCCGGGAACTCAAGCAGAAGAGGGGTCTGGATCACTTCGAGGGCCGAAGCTGGCAGGGCCTGCATCATCGTGCTCTGCGTGGTGGCCTTGCTGTTCTTGCAATGGCTGCGCCTGTCCCAACCCGATGGCTTGTTAGGGGAGTCCGTCCCCGCGATTCGAAGGGAGATCGCCGGGGATATTCTCCGGCGATTCAGTGCCCATCTTCAATATTGCCCGTGCTGCACAGCATTATTCAGTAGCCCCTGAATTTCCCCGAAGTATAGCTACGCACCACAGCATTGAAGTTCACGCCGACAGCCATCTTCTTGGTGGTACGGGCAGATCCAGGGAACAGGCCTTTGAGCGTCAGCACATGCCCCGCCACCGGGTCCGGCGGCCGTCCCTGGTTGGCCTGACTCGTCAGCGGGCCTTCAGAACCACGGCCTGGTAGGGCTGCAGCAGCAGGGCATTGACAACGTCAAGCGTGCGGTAGTTGTTGCTCAACACCGCGCCGCCCATGAATTCGTCCGGAATCGCGTAATGAACAGGCTGGTCACTGAAGTTCGCGGCAACCAGCAGCCGCGTAAGGCTGTCATCCCGGATGTAGGCAAAGACGCTCGGATGATCCTCGTCCAGAAGCGTGAACGTTCCGTCCCGCACGACGGTCAAGGATTTCCGCAGCGCGATGGTCTCACGGTAGTGATGCCACACCGACGCCGGGTCTGCCTGCGCCGCTCGGGCATTGACATCCGGGAAATTGGGGTTCACGCCAATCCATGGGGTTCCGGCGGTGAAACCCGCGTGCACTGAGTCGTCCCACTGCATGGGCGTGCGTGCATTGTCGCGGCCGCGCGCCCAGACGGCCGCCAGGATGCGCTCATCGTCCCAGCCGTGTTCGTCTCGCAGCACGCGGCTGGCGTTGATCGTCTCGATGTCGCGGTAGTGGTCCAGGCGCTGGAAACTGACGTTGGTCATTCCCAGCTCCTGCCCCTGGTAGATGTAAGGCGTCCCCTGCAGAAACAAGAGCACCGTGCACAGCATTTTCGCGCTCTCCACACGGAACTCGCGGTCGTGACCAAAGCGAGAGACGGCCCGGGGCTGATCATGGTTGTCCCAGTAGAGGCTGTTCCAGCCGCGGCCGTACAATTCCGTCTGCCAGCGCGAAATGATGCGCTTGAGTTCCGGCAGGGTCCAGGCCTCGTTGCCCCACTTGCCGCGGTCGGCGCGGTCGTCACCGATAAAGACGTGTTCGAAGTGAAAGACCATGTTCAGCTCATGGCGGTCCTCGCCGCTGTACAGCGCGCCCTCCGCCGGCGTGACGCCCGGTGTTTCACCCACGGTCACGACGTCGTACTGGCTCAGAACCTCGCGGTGCATCTCCTGCAGGAACTCATGAATGCGTGGCCCGTTCAGGAAGTGCGGCTGCCCGTCCGTGAGGTCCGTGCCAGGAAGAGGGTGACCCTCCGGGAAGTCCTGCGGCTTGGACAGCATGTTGATGGTGTCCATGCGCCAGCCACTGATGCCCTTGTCAAGCCAGAACCGCATCATGTCGTAGACCTCGCGCCGCACCAGCGGGTTTTCCCAGTTGAGGTCCGGCTGCTTGCGGCTGAACAGGTGCAGGTAGTACTCGCCGCTGGGCTCGTCGAATTCCCAGACACTGCCGCTGAAGTACGACTGCCAGTGGTTCGGCGGGTTGCCGTCATGCGGCGTGCGCCAGACGTACCAGTCGCGTTTCGGTGAGTGCCTGCCCGAGCGCGATTCGACAAACCAGGGATGCTCGTCGCTGGTGTGATTCACCACCAGATCCAGCATGATTTTCAGGCCGCGCGCGCGGGCTTCCCGGACAAGTTCGTCGAAGTCCTCCATGCTGCCGAACTCCGGCATGATGGTGCGGTAATCGCTGATGTCGTAGCCGTTGTCGTCATTGGGCGACGTGAAGATCGGCGAGATCCACACGATGTCGACGCCCAGCCGGGCGAGGTAGTCGAGCCGCGCCGTAATACCGCGCAGATCACCGACGCCGTCGTCGTTGCTGTCCTGAAAGGACCGGGGATAGATCTGATAGACGACGGCGTCCTTCCACCAGGGAGCAGGCGTGAGGTGGGGCATTGTCCACACTTACCACGTGCAGGCTGCGTCACCGCGTTACGATGAACGACTTCGTAACGGTGCCAGGGCAGGCGGCATGCTGACACCCCGTGCGGGGCTCAGTGCTCAACAGGTTCTTTGGATGCCCGAAAAAGCGCCAGCGATACGCGAGAACAATGGGCGTCTGCTGGGGTCAGCACGCCTGGCCTGGTTCCTCCCCTCACGCCAACGGCTTCTGGTGGCCTCACTCAGCCCAGGGGGCACCAGGATCAAGGCTCCGGTGCTGGGCTAGTTGCGCGTCAATAAAAGGCAAAGTCAGGGCGCTGGGCACCGGACCGAGATGACAAACGGCCGAATCAGGAGTCGCGCACTGACAGGTACCCTACGGGCATGCAGGCTTCTCCTGACCCTCTTTCCTTTGTTCTTTTACAAGCTCGAAATGACAAGCCGCACGGCGTGACGTTGGTGCTGGAACCCTGGGGGGAAGAGGTCGTGCTGCTGAGCGGTGTGACGGTGACCGTGACAGTTCGTGGCGTGCGTGCAAGAGAGGTCGAGCTCGTTTGGGGGGAGCGGGACGTGACGCTTTTCGCGGCGCCAGGGAGCACGGTTGAGGTGGAAGACGAGCAGGGGGTACACCTGACCGAAATTGTTCTTCCTGTTCCGGGTCTTCCGGAAGGAATGTCGACGCGTGCGTTCGTGAGCCAGGTACTCACAGGCGAGCATGACACCTGACCTGTCGCATGGGAATACGCCTCATTCCACGTCGCTGAGGTTCTCCAGCACTTCGGTCATCACGCCCTGCATCCAGGCGCGGACCACCGGCGCCTTGTCCGGGAAGGTTCCGTGCAGACGGATGTCGGGGGCGGCGCCGATCTGGAAGGTCACTTCGGTGTCCTCGCCGTACCGGGCCTGCGCGGCGCGCGTCAGGTCGGCGTGCATGAGGGCGCCGATCCTGAGGGGGTCGGGGCCGGGCGTGCGGACCACAGTGCCTTTCTCGTAGCGTTTCTGTTCGGTCCGGACCATCCGGATCTCGATGCGGCGGGTGCAGGTCTCCTCCATAAAGGTCTCCCCCAGGACGGCGGACTTGACGCGGAATCCTGGTGTCGGTCACCATACACGAAACTATCAATCTTTTCTTTGATAGTTTCTGGAGACACCTGACCATGCCCCCCCGCCTCACCCCCCTTCGCCAGAACCTGCTGCGCCTGATCGTCCGCCTCACCCGGGAGGCAGGTGGGCCGCCCAGTGCCGCCGAACTGGCCCGCGCCGCCGGCCTTACCGAAGGCACCATCTCCTTTCATCTCAAGGCCCTCACCACCCTTGGCCTGATCGAACGCACCGGCGCCCGCGGCCGCCTGCACCTCACCGACCAGGCCCGGCTCGCCATTCAGTCGGGGATTCCCATCTACGGGCAGGTCGCTGCGGGCGCCCCGATCCTCGCGGAGCAGACCCCCGATCACGTTACACCCAGCCTCGACGACCTGCTCGGCGTGAAAGAAGGCGACTTTCTCCTGCAGGTCCGCGGCGAATCCATGACCGGGATCGGCGTCATGGACGGCGACTACGTCCTCGTGCGCCCCGCACCGGAAGTGCTCGACGGCGAGGTGGCGGTGGTTCTGATTCCCGGTGAGAACGCCGCGACGCTCAAGCGGCTGTATCACTTTGCTGAGGACGTCATCCTGATCAGCGAGAACCCGGCCATGCCGCGCATGACCTTCCCGGCCAGTGAAGTCCAGGTGCAGGGGCGCATGATTGCCCGGCTTGGCATGGCTGGCCCCCGGCCCCTGGCGCGGAGGCCCTGACCGTGGCGGGACGCGCGCCGAGTCTCACCGCCTGCGTCCTGCTGAGCCCCTGGCCGCTTGAACACGTCCGCTGTCAGCACCCTGGGGTGCCCGCCGCTGTCCTGAATGCCGCCCACAGAGTTGTTCAGTCCTGTCCGCTCGCGCAGCAGGCCAGCGTGCAGCCCGGTCTGCGCGAGACCGCGGCGCTGTCGCGCTGCCCGGACCTGCATGCGGCGCTCGTGCCGGCGCCGGAAGCGCAGGCCACCTGGCATGAAGTGCTGGAACAGCTGTACGCCCGCTTCAGCAACCGCGTCGAGGGGCGAACCCCCGGCGTTGCCTTTCTCACCGTGGGCGTGGGGGCCGCCCGGGACCTTGCCGCGGCGCTGCACGCGCCCGTCGGCCTGGCCGCCAGCTGTGAACTGGCGCACCTCGCGGCCCTGCGGGCTCGTCCGGGCGAGGTGCACGCGGTGGGCGCCGGGACTGCGGCGGAGCAGGCCTTCTTGCAGGTGACGCCGCTCGGGCACCTGCAGGTTCTGGGCGTTCCGCTCTGCGTCCTTGAGCGGCTGGCCTTCCTGGGCCTGCGGGACCTCGGCGGCGTCATGGCGTGGCGACCCGGGCAGCGCGAAGCCTTTCTGGGCGTCGACGTCGGCCGGCGGGTCAACCGCTTCCTGAACGGCGAACGGACTCCCGGCGTCGGGAAGTACCACGCCGGACAGCTGCTCGAAATGTCACTCGCGTTCGACGTTCCCCTGACGGAACCGGCGCCGGCGCACGCGGCGCTGGGGGCCCTGCTGCCGGAGCTGCGCGCGGCCCTGCGCGGGCGGCTCTCCGCCACCCGGCAGCTGAAGTGGCCGCTGGACGGCGCCGCCCTCACCCGCGTGGCCGGCCTGGCCTTCGGGGAGACCGGGGCGCTGCCGCTGGGCGTGGACCGCCTGACCGTGACCCTCGGCGGCCTCGCGCAGCCTTCGCGGATGGTCGGCCTCTGGGCTGGGGTGGCGGAGCTCAAGGTTACGAAAGGCGTTCTGGCGCGCTTCCCGGACGCGCTCGTGCGGGTGGAGTGGCTTGACCCCTGGGCGTACGCCACCGACGCGCAGTACGCCTGGGTGGACTGGGTGACCGGCGACGTGCGCCCGGGCCGCATGACGCCCCGGCACGCGTGGCGGCCGCCTCCCGCGCAGGCGCATGAGCGCGTGGTGCAGGGCGTGCTGGCCTTCCTCGAGGGGCGTGACCCGTGAAGGCGTACCAGGATGAGGTGCAGGTGGACTGCCGGGCTGGCCAGCCCCGCCGGCTGATCTGGAACGGTCAGGTGTACGCCGTGCAGTCGGTCATGGACCGCTGGCGGTATGGCGGGCGGTGGTGGCTGGGGGAGGTGCCGCGCACCTGCTACCTCGTGCAGGCGGGCGCCCTGACCGCGGAGCTGCACCGCGAGGACGGCGAGGGGGGACGCTGGTGGCTGGCACGCGTTCAGGACTGATTCAGGGCCGGAACGTGCTGCAGGATCAGGCTGAGGCCCCGCACGGTCACCTGGGCGCGACCCGGTCAGGCCTGCACCTGCGTCCCCTCCCCAGGGCTGTGCGGCAGGCCCACGGCGGCCACGGTCTGGCGGTGCTGCGCGGCCCAGGTGGTGGCATGGGTCGGTCGCTTCCGTCCGGTCCGCAGCGTCTCGCGGGTCAGGGTTGCACATGACCACGCCGACGGTCCTGGGCGCGCTGCTGACCTGCCAGTCCTTCTTTTCGGAAGGGCGGTCCACGGTCAGTCCACGCCAGCTGGTGCAGACCGCCAGGCGCGCGGGCTTCACGGCCGTCGGGCTGGTGGACTGGTGCAGTGTCGCCGGCGCCGTCGAACTCTGCGCCGAAGCGCACGAGCACGGCCTGGGCGCGGTCATCGGTGTGACGCTGCCCGTGCTGAAGCGGTGTTGCTGCGTGCGGAGGTACTGCTGCTCAGTCTGGAAGGGCAACAGGGCATGGCTCTGGAACGTGCCCAAACGCTGGTCGCACATGCCCGCCGCCATGAAATGCGCGAATGGCTTGGTCACGGACTGATGCTGCGTGCTGGGTTTGACGCAGCAGCCGAGGCAGCCCCTCTATGGCAAGAAGCGTTGGAGATCGCCCGTGCTGAGGGCCTACTGGAGTTGCAGTGCCAGGTCGCCTCAGCTCTGGCTAAGGTGTCACACGAACCGAGGCTGCGGCCGGAGGCATTACAGACCCGTGGATACCT includes:
- a CDS encoding glycoside hydrolase family 13 protein gives rise to the protein MPHLTPAPWWKDAVVYQIYPRSFQDSNDDGVGDLRGITARLDYLARLGVDIVWISPIFTSPNDDNGYDISDYRTIMPEFGSMEDFDELVREARARGLKIMLDLVVNHTSDEHPWFVESRSGRHSPKRDWYVWRTPHDGNPPNHWQSYFSGSVWEFDEPSGEYYLHLFSRKQPDLNWENPLVRREVYDMMRFWLDKGISGWRMDTINMLSKPQDFPEGHPLPGTDLTDGQPHFLNGPRIHEFLQEMHREVLSQYDVVTVGETPGVTPAEGALYSGEDRHELNMVFHFEHVFIGDDRADRGKWGNEAWTLPELKRIISRWQTELYGRGWNSLYWDNHDQPRAVSRFGHDREFRVESAKMLCTVLLFLQGTPYIYQGQELGMTNVSFQRLDHYRDIETINASRVLRDEHGWDDERILAAVWARGRDNARTPMQWDDSVHAGFTAGTPWIGVNPNFPDVNARAAQADPASVWHHYRETIALRKSLTVVRDGTFTLLDEDHPSVFAYIRDDSLTRLLVAANFSDQPVHYAIPDEFMGGAVLSNNYRTLDVVNALLLQPYQAVVLKAR
- the lexA gene encoding transcriptional repressor LexA translates to MPPRLTPLRQNLLRLIVRLTREAGGPPSAAELARAAGLTEGTISFHLKALTTLGLIERTGARGRLHLTDQARLAIQSGIPIYGQVAAGAPILAEQTPDHVTPSLDDLLGVKEGDFLLQVRGESMTGIGVMDGDYVLVRPAPEVLDGEVAVVLIPGENAATLKRLYHFAEDVILISENPAMPRMTFPASEVQVQGRMIARLGMAGPRPLARRP
- a CDS encoding Y-family DNA polymerase, whose protein sequence is MQPGLRETAALSRCPDLHAALVPAPEAQATWHEVLEQLYARFSNRVEGRTPGVAFLTVGVGAARDLAAALHAPVGLAASCELAHLAALRARPGEVHAVGAGTAAEQAFLQVTPLGHLQVLGVPLCVLERLAFLGLRDLGGVMAWRPGQREAFLGVDVGRRVNRFLNGERTPGVGKYHAGQLLEMSLAFDVPLTEPAPAHAALGALLPELRAALRGRLSATRQLKWPLDGAALTRVAGLAFGETGALPLGVDRLTVTLGGLAQPSRMVGLWAGVAELKVTKGVLARFPDALVRVEWLDPWAYATDAQYAWVDWVTGDVRPGRMTPRHAWRPPPAQAHERVVQGVLAFLEGRDP
- a CDS encoding DUF6504 family protein, producing MKAYQDEVQVDCRAGQPRRLIWNGQVYAVQSVMDRWRYGGRWWLGEVPRTCYLVQAGALTAELHREDGEGGRWWLARVQD
- a CDS encoding transposase, whose translation is MQIVVTRSMAGDLVCLATDLHAQDACLTYRLRWSVECTFSSMKSRGFDLERTGMTQDDRLERLFGIVTLAWVWCLRGGVDGALERPIPIKAHGRKALSLVTAGWECLAHTLRWDRPARVPFVNLFTTRFPAPGAVGG
- a CDS encoding PHP domain-containing protein, encoding MTTPTVLGALLTCQSFFSEGRSTVSPRQLVQTARRAGFTAVGLVDWCSVAGAVELCAEAHEHGLGAVIGVTLPVLKRCCCVRRYCCSVWKGNRAWLWNVPKRWSHMPAAMKCANGLVTD